Proteins from a single region of Ferrimicrobium sp.:
- a CDS encoding class I SAM-dependent methyltransferase: MSEADQWNERYRESDRLWIPDADASLKEAMATIAPTTALDLGCGEGRNALYLAREGFQVTAVDFADVALDRLRTVAANEGLTIETVCEDMYSYLAHPHRFGLVILANIHPPRPARLDLYAHLREIVTPGGHLYIIGHHVDSFGVTGPPDRDRLIDEDEIRSAFDGFTIETLTKVSDIADHGHAAPSLVALLQRPSDPTTA; the protein is encoded by the coding sequence ATGAGCGAAGCTGACCAATGGAACGAGCGTTACCGTGAAAGCGACCGGCTCTGGATTCCAGACGCCGACGCATCCCTCAAGGAGGCAATGGCTACAATCGCGCCAACGACTGCACTCGATCTTGGCTGTGGAGAGGGTCGCAATGCTCTCTACCTTGCTCGAGAGGGCTTCCAGGTAACCGCCGTAGACTTCGCTGACGTCGCCTTAGATCGACTTCGTACCGTTGCAGCGAATGAAGGTCTGACCATCGAGACCGTCTGCGAAGACATGTACTCGTACCTCGCCCACCCGCATCGCTTTGGCCTCGTGATCCTTGCAAATATCCACCCCCCACGTCCCGCGCGCCTCGATCTCTACGCCCATCTGCGTGAAATCGTGACACCTGGTGGCCATCTCTATATCATCGGTCATCATGTCGACTCCTTCGGCGTGACCGGTCCACCCGACCGAGATCGTCTCATCGATGAGGACGAGATCCGGTCGGCCTTTGACGGGTTCACCATCGAAACACTTACAAAGGTCTCTGACATCGCCGATCACGGCCACGCGGCACCTTCCCTTGTCGCACTCCTCCAGCGCCCAAGCGACCCTACTACGGCATAA